Part of the Desulfolutivibrio sulfoxidireducens genome is shown below.
GGGGCATTGTCGCGGTCCTCGCTGGTGGGGTAAAATGGGCGTCCGGACTGCTTGCCCGCGCGGACGGGGGAAGTCAAGGGGGCGGAAGGGGTCGACGGGTTGCAGGCAGGGGCGGCGGCCTCCGACGGGCTCTTTGTAGGCCCATTCTCGGCCGCCGCCCAACTCGGTTTGGCAGCCCCGTTGGCTGGGGGAAAAACAACCGAAGTGTCACCTATGTACCCGGTTTAAAGTGTTACCCATGTACCCGGTTTAAAGTGTTACCCATGTACCCGGTTTAAAGTGTTACCCTTGTACCCGGTTTAGTATTACCCATGTACCCGGTTGCACAAACGGGCGCCCCCCTGAAGTCGTCGCTGTTTGATGGAACCGAATGAATGCTGTCTATTTTACTACTATTTCGAATAGTTATGACTTTATACGGCCCCGTGGCGCGCCTACGCCGATCTCCATCAGGTCCTCGCCCACGATCAGCTTGCCGGAAAAGCCCTTCTGGGCCAGTTGCAGGCGCGAAACCGGCGCGTTGGCCGGCGCGATGTGGCTTAAGACCAGGGTCTTGACCCCGCACTGCTCGGCCACTTTCCCGACATCCGCCGTGCTGGTGTGCGCGGTGATGCAATGGTGGTACAGCGGCCAGGTCGGATCGCCCTCCTTGACATCCTTGTAGCAGGTCTTGATCCAGAAATCGTCGATGACCTCGTGGACCAGCACGTCGGCCCCCCTGGCCAGCTTCTGGAGGTTGCCCCGGGTATCGGGGCCGGTGTCCCCGGAGATGACCACCGATCCGTCGGCGGTGTCGAACCTAAAGGCGAAAGACGGATAGACCTCGTAGTGGTCGACCAGGATGGCCGTGACCCGCAGCCGGTCGTCCTTGTAGATCTCGAAGGGGTCCATGGCCGGACAGGTGACGTCCGACGTCCAGGGCCTGGTCGGATCGGGAATGACGAATCCGGCCGGCCAGGGGATGGTCTTGGGATCGCCGATCTCCCTGACGTCGATGATTTTCGGGATGTCCGGGTAGCCCTCGTCATGCGTGCAGTTGTTAAACGTCTGGGCAAAGGCTTGCAGGATGTGGTCCGTCATCATCTTCGTGCCGGGAGTCGGGGTGGCCAGCGGCGGATTGCACGTTTCCGCCTGGAGGACCGTGCCCGTGTAGCCGGACCTGTTCTCCTCCAGCCTGCCCCGGCCGCCGGGACCGATGATGATCAGGGGCTGCTTTTCCGCATAGCCGGCCCTGGCCCCGATCTCCAGAAACGTGGGGTAGTCGCCCAGATGGTCCATGTGCAGGTGTGTGATGAAGACCGCCCGCATGTTGGTCATGAACGAGGACAGTTCAAGCTGGGTCCGCTGGCCGTCGACGGTGGCGAAATGGCCGAAGTTGAAGCCCTCGGCCAGACGGGCCAGGGAGCCCCAGCCCAGGTCGATGAGGTACATGGCGTCCCCGACGAGCAGGACCTGGGAGTTGCTGGCCCGGTTCGAGCCCGGCCACCAGGTCATGCCGCCCGTGGTGCCGAGCAGCACCAGCCGGGTCGTGTAGTCGCTTGTGCCGAGCTTCGGCGCATCGCCCGGATCGGCCGCATAGGCTGGCCGCGCCCCGAATCCCATCGCCAAAGGCGCCAGGGCCAGCGCTGCCACGCCCTTGAGCACCCTGCGGCGCGCAATCACCGTCCCCTTTCCCGACTTGGATCGCATGGATACCTCCCCGATAAAAGGTTGACGATATCCGGACGGCCGTTCACGGCCTTGAACCGCACACGTCGTTCCCTACTCCACCCCCAGCCGCAACCGCTTGATCGTAT
Proteins encoded:
- a CDS encoding MBL fold metallo-hydrolase, with amino-acid sequence MRSKSGKGTVIARRRVLKGVAALALAPLAMGFGARPAYAADPGDAPKLGTSDYTTRLVLLGTTGGMTWWPGSNRASNSQVLLVGDAMYLIDLGWGSLARLAEGFNFGHFATVDGQRTQLELSSFMTNMRAVFITHLHMDHLGDYPTFLEIGARAGYAEKQPLIIIGPGGRGRLEENRSGYTGTVLQAETCNPPLATPTPGTKMMTDHILQAFAQTFNNCTHDEGYPDIPKIIDVREIGDPKTIPWPAGFVIPDPTRPWTSDVTCPAMDPFEIYKDDRLRVTAILVDHYEVYPSFAFRFDTADGSVVISGDTGPDTRGNLQKLARGADVLVHEVIDDFWIKTCYKDVKEGDPTWPLYHHCITAHTSTADVGKVAEQCGVKTLVLSHIAPANAPVSRLQLAQKGFSGKLIVGEDLMEIGVGAPRGRIKS